CTGAGATTTGGCAGAGCTATCATAGACACAACACCCAaagtcagctctgctgctcattccaCAAGTGCATGTTTGTTACAAATGTGGCAccattcaaacagaaaacacacaagcagTCTCATATAATATAAATATTCTAATAAATACTCATATAGTGTTGTTTCATTCAGTCCTCAAAAGAtcttcatcatttttaaaaactggtgcttgagttgtgtgtgtgtgtgtgtgtgtgtgtgtgtgtgtgtgtgttgtggttgcAGACTGCCTTCTCGCAGATCGCCCTGGCTTTCCGAAGTGATCAGTACACCCTGAAGCAGAGGCTGCAGGCCGAGGAGCACGCTCGAAACCTGGCCGAGGAGAacgtccagctggagctgacCAGAGGCAGGGAGACCCTGGAGGTACtgtctctgtggtgtctgtgtttgtatgaggctgtgtgtgactgtgtgtgtgtgtgtgtgtgtgtgtgtgtgtgtgtgtgttcagctgctgaAGGGCCTGTGTCTGGACAGTAAGCGCAGTAAGATCCTGCAGAAGCTGGAGCTGTCTCTGGACATCCTGGGAGGGACGGTGGAACGGATCTCAAACACAGCAGAGGTGCTCGGCGCTGTGCATCAGGTACAAAAGGCCGCTTTGCTTTTTCTTTAAACACTTTGTAACTAAGGTTTATctcaaaaaaacccaaaattcTGAAAACCTGACCATATCAGAAATCCTTAATCGAAACATTATCTAGATATAATGTTGTTTATTCATGttaacaaacataaatattgGAAGACTTGCTATTGTTAACAGGAATATAATATTAAATATCCATGTTGTTTTATCATACACCCTTAATTTGTCGGTCTGATGTCCCACTGCACcactgaaggtgtgtgttctgcactTGGCAGGAGGCTCGGGTCAGCCGGGCCGTAGAGCTCATGGTGGCTCACGTGGAGAGCCTGAAGAGGCGATACGACCGCAACGCAGCCGAGCTGGAAGAAGCCAAGaagacgctgcagcagcagaacacgAGCAGGAGCCTGGATCACAGAATCTCTCCAGGTTCTCACTCTCTGTCCTCACCGTGTTCCGCTCTGTTCTGAGAACGACCCCACTGACCGCtcggtgtgtttctgcagatcaagaggagaatgaaatgaaaatgaaagcttCTCAGGTGTGTATATGTTAGTTACTGTGACATCTTCCCGCTGGCCTGCTGTCTATGAGCGctcttgctttctctctttctgtcagagTAACCTTCGCCGACGAGTCAGCATTTCGCTCATTCCCTTTCTGAGTCAGGTAGGAGGCTCCCACCGCCTCGCTGCGTTCGGAAGGGTTATCTCCTGGACCTTGAcggccttcttcttctccacaggagaagaaaaaacaagagacCAAGAAACCGGTGTCCCCCATGAAGAAgtctctgtccttctgtccgTCTCACAGCTCGGAGTCCGGATGGTCCGCCGTGACCAGAGACGACGGAAACTCAGCGGACGACAGGTGAGACTCGCGTTCTGCCTCATGTCCGGACCGGATGGGAACGCCACATAAAAACCCTTCTCTGTTCCAGACCTGCTGACCCAggtgagcctcctcctcctcctcctcctccagaagctcccgctgctcctccagaaCGACCTCCGACCCCTGAGCCCGAATGCCCTCCACCCAAAGCAGCGGCTGCCACCAAGACAGCAACCAGGAGGTACGGCTGCGCAGACGCCTagagaataaaacatttaatcgCAGCAGGATCCACAGACTTTCACACACTGATCATTAAAGCGTCAGTCGCTTATTGTATTTTAaaagggagaaagagaaaaaaagtctttattttcgCAACAGCACATATAAGATATCAACTCTAAATTTTAAGAAATTTACTCTCAAAACTAGAGAAACCATGCAGCAAGTAAATTTCACTTGACAAGAGATCAAGAGAAAATAAGATTTTTGAATCTAGAAATAAGTTTCTCTATCTGAAATGGATGTTGAATCAAAtgggatgagacattttgactaaAAACAAGACTAAATAACTTTATAAAATTTTTAGTTTTTGCAGTTTACTGGCAGAAATCACTATAATCTTACTTTACAGCCATTTCAGTGATGCTTTCTGGTggaaaatactgtgaaatgtcccaaaaaccACAATTCAAAGTCCAAAAATCAGTGTGTTCTTCAAAATTTTGACAacttgcttggtggtttgatggACCGGATTGTCGCCTTTTGTTGGCCGGTTCTGGCCCGCGGGCCTTACGTTTGACCCTGGTGTGTACACCCTCAACAGTATCAACAAAATCCGTCACATTGTTTGATGTATTTAGTGTTaatggaaggttttttttttggtaattttgCCTCTCTCGTGTAACAGTTTGTTAATCGTA
The DNA window shown above is from Salarias fasciatus chromosome 20, fSalaFa1.1, whole genome shotgun sequence and carries:
- the LOC115407450 gene encoding lymphoid-restricted membrane protein, with translation MSAQVMFLRCVQPDGETDGKYSLPPMPDSEDSEEESSREEPPAASWSDLSIIERVGLNSVEMSEKDIETAFSQIALAFRSDQYTLKQRLQAEEHARNLAEENVQLELTRGRETLELLKGLCLDSKRSKILQKLELSLDILGGTVERISNTAEVLGAVHQEARVSRAVELMVAHVESLKRRYDRNAAELEEAKKTLQQQNTSRSLDHRISPDQEENEMKMKASQSNLRRRVSISLIPFLRLSPGP